Proteins co-encoded in one Trueperella abortisuis genomic window:
- the leuA gene encoding 2-isopropylmalate synthase yields the protein MKTAGFGTQQQPSAMPIGKYRHFLDTNPVSLPDRTWPNNRITKAPRWLSTDLRDGNQALIDPMDPAKKRKMFDLLVAIGLKEIEVGFPAASKADFDFVRSLVDDDAVPEDVTISVLTQSRPEIIHRTVDALQGLPRATVHLYNATAPVFREVVFNMNREQIKQLAVSGAQDLVSYMEKSFDDDTIVGFEYSPEIFVDTELDFALEVCEGVMDVWQPGPDREIILNLPTTVERSTPNVYADQIEWMSRNLSRREYIALSAHNHNDRGTGVATTELAMLAGVDRVEGCLFGQGERTGNVDLVTVALNLFSNGIDPQLDLSNLDEIRRTVEHCTQMEVPARAPYGGDLVYTSFSGSHQDAIKKGFAARARKVVAAGGDENAVPWDIPYLPIDPKDVGRSYEAVVRVNSQSGKGGVAYLLSSTRDLDLPRRLQVEVSNLVQHRTDVFGGEVTADELWKIFVDEYLPYTAAEGLRPWGRYSLRGTTVTTADEGHQTVLTVTLTERDGENTTDRTVAATGNGPIDAFTSALAKLGIEVGVLDYAEHALSSGGDATAASYVECEVGGQVLWGVGLDPSTVTAAFKAIVSAVNRSLR from the coding sequence ATGAAGACAGCAGGCTTTGGAACGCAACAGCAACCCTCGGCGATGCCTATCGGAAAGTATCGTCATTTCCTCGACACGAACCCGGTCAGCCTTCCGGACCGCACGTGGCCGAACAACCGCATCACGAAGGCTCCGCGGTGGCTGTCCACCGACCTGCGCGACGGCAACCAGGCGCTCATCGACCCGATGGACCCGGCCAAGAAGCGCAAAATGTTTGACCTCCTCGTGGCAATCGGCCTGAAGGAGATCGAAGTGGGCTTTCCCGCGGCCTCGAAGGCGGACTTCGACTTCGTGCGCTCGCTGGTCGACGACGACGCCGTGCCCGAGGACGTGACGATCTCGGTGCTGACCCAGAGCCGGCCGGAGATCATCCACCGCACGGTCGACGCCCTGCAGGGCCTTCCGCGCGCCACCGTCCACCTCTACAACGCCACCGCGCCGGTCTTCCGGGAGGTCGTGTTCAACATGAATCGCGAGCAGATCAAGCAGCTCGCCGTCTCCGGCGCCCAGGACCTCGTCTCCTACATGGAGAAGAGCTTTGACGATGACACGATCGTCGGCTTCGAATACTCCCCGGAGATCTTCGTCGACACTGAACTCGACTTCGCCCTCGAGGTGTGCGAGGGCGTCATGGACGTATGGCAGCCGGGCCCGGACCGGGAGATCATCCTCAACCTGCCCACCACGGTCGAGCGCTCGACCCCGAACGTGTACGCCGATCAGATCGAGTGGATGAGCCGCAACCTATCTAGGCGCGAGTACATCGCCCTGTCCGCCCACAACCACAACGACCGCGGCACCGGGGTCGCCACCACCGAGCTGGCGATGCTTGCCGGCGTCGACCGGGTCGAGGGATGCCTGTTCGGCCAGGGCGAGCGCACCGGCAACGTGGACCTGGTGACCGTGGCCCTTAACCTCTTCTCCAACGGGATCGACCCCCAGCTCGACCTGTCGAACCTGGACGAGATCCGCCGCACTGTTGAACACTGCACCCAGATGGAGGTCCCGGCGCGCGCGCCGTATGGCGGTGACCTCGTCTACACCAGCTTCTCCGGGTCCCACCAGGACGCCATCAAGAAGGGCTTCGCGGCGCGCGCCCGCAAGGTCGTCGCCGCGGGCGGCGACGAGAACGCCGTGCCGTGGGACATACCCTACCTGCCGATCGACCCGAAGGACGTGGGCCGCTCCTACGAGGCCGTGGTCCGCGTCAACTCCCAGTCCGGCAAGGGCGGGGTGGCCTACCTGCTGTCCTCCACGCGCGATCTCGACCTGCCGCGGCGCCTCCAGGTGGAGGTGTCCAACCTTGTCCAGCACCGCACCGACGTGTTCGGCGGGGAGGTCACGGCCGACGAGCTGTGGAAGATCTTCGTCGACGAGTACCTGCCCTACACCGCAGCTGAGGGCCTGCGTCCGTGGGGTCGCTACTCCCTGCGCGGGACCACGGTCACGACGGCGGACGAGGGTCACCAGACAGTCCTGACCGTCACGCTCACCGAGCGCGACGGCGAAAACACGACGGATCGCACGGTAGCGGCCACCGGAAACGGCCCCATCGATGCATTCACCTCGGCGCTGGCCAAGCTCGGCATCGAGGTCGGGGTGCTCGACTACGCCGAACACGCCCTGTCCTCGGGCGGGGACGCCACGGCGGCCTCCTACGTCGAATGCGAGGTCGGCGGCCAAGTGTTGTGGGGTGTGGGCCTCGACCCGTCCACCGTCACCGCGGCCTTCAAGGCGATCGTGTCCGCCGTCAACCGCTCCCTGCGCTAG
- a CDS encoding G protein-coupled receptor family protein yields the protein MIKLRGRKPPLVLLWVLAVLVLGTWGAWAGPNWNPQPMTNLIVPETPDTSIVSSARTAPLGTYEVAVSVHEVAMEDGTTIEVTLREPVGVEGQSPGVVFMHGTGTSTHKAFEQHATWLASTGIVTAVPDKLLKHYTTLDRDYIGLARGYDTVARWLREQDSVYFRDVGYYGESEGALVAPVSVVDDAESAFLILVSDPAMPIRDQGALAADAYLRNVGVPRVIYQGIPRLIGGALAAGDFQYATFDPRPYHKRITVPVMMAYGTNDLSMPIVQGPIEVGESLREAGNNDLIVRYYEGADHGLRIDGELQSKPFQDISDFINGLPSSAWLGPKVAGAQPRQAFTAQTLDTPRWFGSGDAMVAILASGLMLTFIGALAVLAGRFGVGPRQDYRNVGRPILISALLVTLTWVAFLAYLVAVAMLAMSYETNRWVVQGGILAVELLGLSAVYFLVRALATWHAHPMQTRRAGGDLRVIFTGQILLLFALAYWGIYPSPFF from the coding sequence TTGATCAAGCTCCGCGGCCGTAAACCCCCGCTTGTCTTGCTGTGGGTGCTTGCCGTCCTCGTCCTGGGCACGTGGGGGGCGTGGGCGGGACCCAACTGGAACCCGCAGCCGATGACGAATCTCATCGTCCCCGAAACCCCCGACACGTCGATTGTGTCCTCGGCTCGCACCGCTCCGCTCGGAACCTACGAGGTGGCCGTCTCGGTCCACGAGGTCGCCATGGAGGATGGAACCACGATCGAGGTGACCCTACGCGAGCCGGTGGGGGTGGAGGGGCAGAGCCCCGGCGTCGTGTTCATGCACGGGACGGGAACCTCCACCCACAAGGCCTTCGAGCAGCACGCGACCTGGCTCGCCTCCACCGGGATCGTCACGGCGGTGCCGGACAAGCTGCTCAAGCACTACACCACCTTAGATCGCGACTACATCGGGCTCGCCCGCGGCTACGATACGGTGGCGAGGTGGCTACGCGAGCAGGACTCGGTCTACTTTCGCGACGTGGGCTACTACGGAGAGTCCGAGGGCGCTCTCGTGGCACCCGTGTCGGTGGTCGACGACGCCGAATCGGCCTTCCTCATCCTCGTCTCCGACCCGGCAATGCCGATCCGCGACCAGGGGGCGCTCGCGGCAGACGCCTACCTGCGCAACGTGGGAGTGCCGCGCGTGATCTACCAGGGAATTCCGCGTCTCATCGGGGGTGCGCTTGCCGCCGGTGACTTCCAGTACGCCACCTTCGACCCGCGCCCCTACCACAAGCGCATCACCGTGCCGGTCATGATGGCCTACGGAACCAACGACCTGTCGATGCCGATCGTCCAGGGCCCGATCGAGGTGGGGGAGAGCCTGCGCGAGGCGGGCAACAACGACCTCATCGTGCGCTACTACGAAGGTGCCGACCACGGGCTGCGAATCGATGGTGAACTGCAGTCAAAGCCCTTCCAGGACATCTCGGACTTCATCAACGGCCTGCCCTCCTCCGCATGGCTGGGCCCCAAGGTTGCCGGCGCTCAGCCCCGCCAGGCGTTCACCGCCCAGACGCTCGACACGCCGCGCTGGTTCGGTTCGGGGGACGCGATGGTCGCGATCCTCGCCTCGGGCCTCATGCTGACGTTCATCGGCGCGCTGGCTGTGCTGGCGGGCCGCTTCGGCGTCGGGCCCCGGCAAGACTATCGGAACGTGGGCCGCCCGATCCTCATCAGCGCCCTGCTCGTGACGCTGACCTGGGTGGCATTCCTGGCCTATCTCGTGGCCGTCGCGATGCTGGCAATGAGCTACGAAACGAATCGCTGGGTGGTCCAGGGCGGCATCCTCGCGGTCGAACTGCTGGGCCTGTCCGCCGTCTACTTCCTCGTGCGGGCGCTCGCGACCTGGCACGCCCACCCCATGCAGACCCGGCGAGCGGGCGGGGACCTTCGGGTGATCTTCACCGGCCAGATCCTGCTACTGTTTGCGCTGGCCTACTGGGGGATCTACCCCTCGCCGTTCTTCTAG
- a CDS encoding histidinol-phosphate transaminase: protein MRLPLRPEFVGEEPYGAPQMDLPVVLNTNENPYPPAPDVVAEIAARVAEAAAGLNRYPDREALALRADLADYLAAESGVRLAPAQVWAANGSNEIMAQLLTAFGGPGRAVLTFTPSYSMYPEYTRNVYGRFVAVDRGPDFEIDIAAVPAELAAHRPAVILLASPNNPTGTALDRADLRAILDASTDSGPDGAASVVVVDEAYGEFRRDGVASALELLEQYPNLVVTRTMSKAFGAAGLRLGYMAASRQVVDMVRIVRLPYHLSAVSQAAARAALAHRDSLMEQVGQIRADRDRLAGELRDMGLRVADSDANFVMFGTFEDRHAVWQRLVDRGVLIREVGPKGWLRVTIGRPEENTAFINALKEAR, encoded by the coding sequence ATGAGGCTCCCGCTTCGTCCGGAGTTCGTGGGGGAGGAGCCCTACGGCGCCCCACAGATGGACCTGCCGGTGGTGCTCAACACCAACGAGAACCCCTACCCGCCGGCCCCCGACGTCGTGGCGGAGATCGCCGCGCGCGTGGCCGAGGCCGCCGCGGGCCTGAACCGCTACCCGGACCGCGAAGCGCTTGCCCTTCGCGCGGACCTGGCCGACTACCTGGCGGCCGAGTCGGGCGTGCGGCTGGCGCCGGCGCAGGTGTGGGCGGCGAACGGATCGAACGAAATCATGGCTCAGCTGCTGACAGCCTTTGGCGGCCCGGGCCGGGCGGTGCTGACCTTCACGCCCTCCTACTCGATGTACCCCGAGTACACCCGCAACGTCTACGGCCGCTTCGTCGCGGTCGATCGCGGACCAGACTTCGAGATCGATATCGCCGCGGTGCCCGCCGAGCTGGCTGCCCACCGCCCCGCCGTTATCCTCCTCGCCTCACCCAACAACCCCACGGGCACGGCCCTAGACCGAGCCGACCTGCGCGCGATCCTCGATGCGAGCACCGACTCGGGCCCGGACGGGGCGGCCAGCGTCGTCGTCGTGGACGAGGCATACGGGGAGTTCCGGCGCGACGGGGTGGCCAGCGCCCTCGAGCTTCTGGAGCAGTACCCGAACCTGGTGGTCACCCGGACAATGTCGAAGGCCTTCGGGGCCGCCGGCCTGCGCTTGGGCTACATGGCTGCCAGCAGGCAGGTCGTAGATATGGTGCGGATCGTTCGCCTGCCCTACCACCTGTCGGCCGTCAGCCAGGCAGCGGCGCGGGCGGCGCTGGCCCACCGCGACTCGCTCATGGAACAGGTGGGCCAGATCCGGGCAGATCGCGATCGGCTCGCCGGTGAGCTTCGCGACATGGGCCTGCGCGTGGCGGACTCGGACGCGAACTTCGTCATGTTTGGTACCTTCGAAGACCGGCACGCCGTGTGGCAACGCCTCGTGGACCGGGGCGTGCTCATCCGCGAGGTTGGCCCCAAGGGCTGGCTGCGCGTGACGATCGGACGCCCGGAGGAAAACACGGCTTTTATCAACGCACTGAAGGAGGCACGATGA
- a CDS encoding PP2C family protein-serine/threonine phosphatase, which produces MRPRLTATTVCVSDTGSVRARNEDRFFAGPHFFGVADGMGGHTLGDVAAQYAVDMLGGALGDLERASGEAEEEAVISAALARAATSITEHVDGEFLNTQTLVAGIGPTAGTTVAGVYLGRAPLIFHVGDSRVYRYRDGDLRRLTRDHSLVQEMVDVGQITDAEAHVHPQKNIITRAVGTYGPPEVDFSPAMLAEGDFVLCCTDGLHDELTDYEIAMILLKAVNMDEAVHLLRDEALAAGGHDNVTIVLAHMGYEH; this is translated from the coding sequence GTGAGGCCAAGACTGACCGCCACCACGGTGTGCGTGAGCGACACCGGATCCGTCCGCGCGCGTAACGAGGACCGCTTCTTCGCCGGTCCCCACTTCTTCGGTGTGGCCGACGGCATGGGCGGGCACACGCTGGGGGACGTGGCGGCCCAATACGCGGTTGACATGCTGGGCGGCGCGCTGGGCGATCTTGAAAGGGCGAGCGGCGAGGCCGAGGAGGAAGCCGTCATCTCGGCGGCGCTCGCGAGGGCCGCGACGTCCATCACGGAGCACGTGGACGGGGAGTTCCTCAACACCCAGACTTTGGTGGCGGGTATCGGTCCGACGGCGGGCACCACGGTTGCCGGTGTTTACCTCGGGCGGGCACCACTCATCTTCCACGTGGGTGATTCGCGCGTCTACCGTTACCGGGACGGCGACCTGCGCCGACTCACGCGCGACCACTCGCTTGTCCAGGAGATGGTCGACGTCGGCCAGATCACCGACGCCGAGGCACACGTCCACCCCCAGAAGAACATCATCACCCGGGCGGTGGGTACCTACGGTCCGCCAGAGGTGGACTTCAGCCCGGCGATGCTGGCCGAGGGAGACTTCGTGCTGTGTTGCACCGACGGCCTGCACGATGAGCTGACGGACTACGAGATCGCGATGATCCTGCTCAAGGCGGTCAACATGGACGAGGCCGTCCACCTGTTGCGCGACGAGGCACTGGCCGCAGGTGGGCACGACAACGTGACGATCGTGTTAGCGCATATGGGCTACGAACACTAA
- the recO gene encoding DNA repair protein RecO — protein MKTYRDDAIVLRCHDLGEADRIITMLSRHNGKVRAVAKGVRRTKSRFGARVEPFSMVDVQLYRGRTLDTITQVESRNQYGRTLVEDYDSYTCASAMLELADRLTGEDPDPAQFALLHGALHALATRAHIPSLVLNSYMLRAMALSGWELAVFECAKCGAPGPHEAFHVQSGGAVCDDCRPAGSTIPSVEAWQLIGALSVGDWAIADASIPAARRQAAPLIGAFVQWQLESKVKSLALVSAEGGGHG, from the coding sequence ATGAAGACCTACCGTGACGATGCGATCGTGCTTCGCTGCCACGATCTGGGCGAAGCCGATCGCATCATCACGATGCTCTCGCGCCACAACGGTAAAGTGCGGGCGGTAGCCAAGGGCGTGCGACGCACCAAGTCCCGCTTCGGCGCGCGCGTGGAGCCCTTCTCTATGGTCGACGTCCAACTCTACCGAGGCCGCACCCTCGACACGATCACCCAGGTCGAATCCCGCAATCAGTATGGGCGCACGCTGGTTGAGGACTACGACTCCTACACGTGTGCCTCGGCCATGCTCGAGCTGGCCGACCGGCTCACCGGCGAGGACCCGGATCCGGCGCAGTTCGCCCTCCTCCACGGGGCGCTACACGCGCTCGCGACCCGCGCACACATCCCCTCGTTGGTGCTTAACTCCTACATGTTGCGCGCCATGGCACTGTCGGGCTGGGAGCTGGCGGTCTTCGAATGCGCCAAGTGCGGAGCGCCCGGCCCGCACGAGGCCTTCCACGTCCAGAGCGGCGGGGCGGTGTGCGACGACTGCCGACCGGCCGGCTCCACGATCCCGTCGGTGGAGGCCTGGCAGCTCATTGGCGCGCTGAGCGTGGGGGACTGGGCGATCGCGGACGCGTCAATCCCGGCCGCGCGTCGTCAAGCCGCGCCGCTCATCGGGGCGTTCGTACAGTGGCAGCTGGAATCGAAGGTGAAGTCGCTCGCGCTGGTGAGCGCGGAAGGGGGAGGCCATGGCTGA
- the hisD gene encoding histidinol dehydrogenase, whose product MLQRLDFRGRSLTRAELATSLPRASVDIDTALEAVRPIIERVRCEGAAALRDLAERFDGVRPQFLRVPQEAIDDAEAGLAPELRHALELSIEHNRAGHRAQLPTPAQTTIVPGGVVRQRWIPVERVGLYVPGGLAVYPSSVIHNAVAAQVAGVSHIALASPPQKEFGGLPHPTILAACKLLGITEVYAVGGAQAIAMFAYGAKGSEPADGEVLCEPVDVVTGPGNIFVAAAKRAVHGVVGIDAEAGTTEIAVIADAEANPRYVAADLLSQAEHDPAAASVLITDSEDFADACEAELAGLAAATKHAGRVDIALRGPQSGIVLVDDIEGAVRVANAYGAEHLEIHTAHARDVAARIRNAGAIFVGPYSPVPLGDYMAGSNHVLPTGGTARFAAGLNVFAYIKPVQEIEYERAAMASMAEPLTVLALDEDLPAHADALKARLS is encoded by the coding sequence ATGCTACAACGACTTGATTTTCGTGGGCGCAGCCTCACGCGGGCGGAGCTGGCGACGAGCCTACCGCGGGCGAGCGTGGATATCGACACCGCACTGGAGGCCGTGCGCCCGATCATCGAGCGGGTCCGCTGCGAGGGAGCGGCCGCCCTGCGCGACCTTGCCGAGCGTTTCGACGGCGTGCGCCCGCAGTTCCTGCGCGTGCCGCAGGAGGCGATCGACGACGCCGAGGCGGGCCTAGCCCCCGAGTTGCGCCATGCCCTCGAGCTATCGATCGAGCACAATCGCGCCGGTCACCGCGCCCAGCTGCCCACCCCGGCACAGACCACGATCGTGCCCGGCGGGGTCGTGCGCCAACGGTGGATCCCCGTTGAGCGCGTGGGACTGTACGTGCCCGGCGGGTTGGCCGTCTACCCCTCCTCCGTCATCCACAACGCCGTGGCCGCCCAGGTGGCCGGCGTCTCCCACATCGCGCTTGCCTCGCCGCCGCAAAAGGAATTCGGTGGCCTGCCCCACCCCACGATCCTTGCCGCTTGCAAGTTGCTCGGGATCACCGAGGTATACGCGGTTGGCGGCGCCCAGGCGATTGCGATGTTCGCCTACGGCGCGAAAGGCTCCGAGCCGGCCGACGGGGAGGTGCTGTGCGAGCCGGTCGACGTCGTCACCGGGCCCGGTAACATCTTCGTGGCCGCTGCTAAGCGCGCCGTCCACGGGGTCGTCGGCATCGACGCCGAGGCCGGAACCACCGAGATTGCGGTCATCGCCGACGCCGAGGCGAACCCGCGCTACGTCGCCGCCGACCTCCTCTCCCAGGCTGAGCACGACCCGGCGGCCGCCTCCGTGCTCATCACCGACTCCGAAGACTTCGCCGATGCGTGCGAGGCCGAACTGGCGGGTCTAGCCGCCGCAACCAAGCACGCCGGCCGTGTCGATATCGCGCTACGCGGACCCCAATCAGGGATTGTGCTCGTGGACGACATCGAAGGAGCCGTGCGTGTGGCCAACGCCTACGGCGCAGAGCACCTCGAGATTCACACCGCTCACGCCCGCGACGTGGCGGCCCGGATCCGGAACGCCGGTGCGATCTTCGTGGGCCCGTACTCGCCTGTGCCGCTCGGGGATTACATGGCGGGCTCCAACCACGTGTTGCCCACCGGCGGCACGGCCCGCTTCGCCGCGGGGCTCAACGTGTTCGCCTACATCAAACCCGTGCAGGAGATCGAGTACGAGCGTGCGGCGATGGCGTCCATGGCCGAACCGCTGACCGTGCTCGCTCTCGATGAGGACCTTCCCGCCCACGCGGATGCCCTGAAGGCGAGGCTGTCATGA
- the uppS gene encoding polyprenyl diphosphate synthase, whose protein sequence is MAEARHVAIVMDGNGRWANARGLPRTEGHRAGEDALMDVISGAIEEGVKVLSVYAFSTENWRRSPREIAFLMNYSRDVIRRRREELRSWGVKVVWSGRQPRLWRSVINELQAAERYTAECETMTLNFCCNYGGRNEIADAAMDLAYDVRRGLVDPHQVTTELLGRYMYQPDLPDVDLFIRTGGEQRTSNFLMWESPYAEMMFVDEPWPDFDRASLHRCLEVFAGRERRFGAAKDAVAGD, encoded by the coding sequence ATGGCTGAGGCACGCCACGTGGCGATCGTCATGGACGGCAACGGACGCTGGGCTAACGCGCGCGGGCTACCGCGCACGGAGGGCCACCGTGCGGGCGAGGACGCGCTCATGGACGTCATCTCCGGCGCGATCGAGGAGGGCGTCAAGGTGCTTTCCGTCTACGCCTTCTCCACCGAAAACTGGCGCCGCTCCCCACGCGAGATCGCCTTCCTCATGAACTACTCGCGCGACGTGATCCGCCGCCGCCGCGAGGAGCTACGCTCATGGGGTGTGAAAGTGGTGTGGTCGGGCCGCCAGCCGCGACTGTGGCGCTCGGTCATTAACGAGCTCCAGGCCGCCGAGCGTTACACCGCCGAGTGCGAGACCATGACCTTGAACTTTTGTTGCAACTATGGTGGGCGTAACGAGATCGCCGACGCCGCAATGGATCTGGCCTACGACGTGAGGCGCGGGCTTGTCGACCCCCACCAGGTCACCACGGAGCTACTCGGGCGTTACATGTACCAACCCGACCTACCCGACGTGGATCTTTTTATCCGCACCGGCGGCGAGCAGCGCACCTCCAACTTCCTCATGTGGGAGTCCCCGTATGCGGAGATGATGTTCGTGGACGAGCCGTGGCCGGACTTCGATCGGGCATCGCTGCACCGGTGCCTGGAGGTGTTCGCCGGGCGCGAGCGCCGTTTCGGCGCCGCGAAGGATGCCGTGGCGGGGGACTGA